CATCGTCGAGATCAGTTTCAAATGAATATTCCCCTGATCCGAATCTCGACTTAGCCACTTCTACAGAATCATAGACACCCTGTGTCATATAGATATTGTCAATATTGGCCTGAGCTAGACGGGTATTGATAATTGTTTCTTGAGATTCTGAATAAAGGGGATTGAATTTATATGTCCAATTGTCAGGTTCTAAAATTTGATTTTTGGATTGTCTAAAAAGCAGTGTTGTCAGTCTATCGATTGGACCCCGCAACATCATAGATTGCTCTCTTGCCACTTTGTCGTAGTAGTCAACTAGTTGTGAGTTTCCAGTTTCGCCAAGACTGGACCCAGGCGATTCTCCCATCAGTCTAGAATGGGGTATTCCAGATGCAGCAATCAGTCTATCCTTCACTATCCCATAGATATCTTTGACCCCGCCTACTGCGGCTTGCTTATTGTCAAATTCGTCCTCTTTATCTAAAACGATAGCCCTAAGACTTGATCGCATGAGGTTAACAAAATTTAATTTGTTAACGACCAGCTCACTTTCATCTTGACTGATCGCCTCGGTCATACCATCTAATTTAAAAACCGCTTGATTAAATTCCGAAAGGATCGTTACAATAGAATCATTCGATTGACCATAAGACGAAATTGGTTTCATAAGCCTTCCAAAAATCGAATCATCCCAATACCCATTAGCTATAAATAAATTATTAGGAAGCTTGATACCGTCAAAGCGAATGATTCTAGTATAGTGTATTCGATACATTGTTGCGTCTGGTGTTGTCGATCCAGATGAGTTATAAGTATAATAATTTGGCTTACCGTAGTTCGGGCTTGCTAGATTCGCCTCCATGTCTAGACTCATTACATCTAGATCCCATCGATCGAAAACATGCAGAGCATTTATCTTTCGAATCATGTTTAAATTCAGTGGAGTGTCTAGTGCTGCACTATCGTCAACGGAAATGAATACCGCTGATCCTCCCTGTATTCTTGCGAGCTTCCATGCCCAATTAAAAACCTCCCAAACATTCAATCGATCAAATTCATTATTTAACGCCTTTATAGTATCGTTTGCCCACTGTTTATCATCGTCGGCTATTTTCCATGAAATGCCTTCCTTGACCGCATCGTCTGGTATTGCGTCCACTAATATTCCTGAGATATCGTCGGAAGCATAAAGATTTTCGGCAATCATTTTTGGCGTTCTATCCCATAGAGCATAAGCGCCAATTGTTTTATCGATACCCCGTACACCCACACCGGTCGCCACGTTGATCCAATTATCCGCGTTTTTTTTTGTTTTGTTTTTCATTATTTATATGCCCTCAAATATCTCAAACCTTTTAATGAACTGAAATGTATTAGACCCTGGGATATAGCGTCAACTATATCATCGTTTGCACAAACCGGAAATGAAGTCAGCTCGTCTAGTATTGCTTTTGTTTCTGGATGATTTGCTGGTATGTGAAAATTTCCAGATTCGAAAATTGGAGAAACCGAGTGCAGCCTCTCATCTTTAGAGGCCGTAGATCGGACGGGAATCAAGCCGGTAACCTTTTTACCTAACAGCGACAAAATTGCTGGGCCATTTGCTTTATCCTCGATTAAAATGGTCAAGCAATTAGGCCACCGTTTGGACATCTCGGTTATTTCCTTTCCCGAATCTATCACATCGGCCTTTTTTCTATAGAAGTCTATAAGGTAGAAGTCGGCATTTTTTTTTGCAATTGTTATTCCAACGGTGTAGGAGGTCCCAGTCTTTTTAAATTGCAAGTCCCAGCTCTGAATTATTTCTGTCGATTTCAATTTTTGAGGATCAAACGGGAGACTATGATACAGCTTAACCCACTCCTCCCTAATTATATTACCCCCATCTATTTTCGGCTTTTGCTGAAATAGAGCTGCCCACGTATAGCTTCCAACTTCCCTCTTTTTCTTCATTAGCTGTTCGTAGTCGCCCTTTTCCTCTGGCCAAAGCGGTTCATTTTTTTCCGTTCTAGGGTCGTATTCGTTTTCGTAATCCTTGTCCGGTCCTAGCTCTGGAAAAGATAGAACCTCCCACCCGTCCTCGATAGCTCCGTCTTTAAGCAGTTGTCCGGCTACGTCGTGGGTGTGCCA
The Williamwhitmania sp. genome window above contains:
- a CDS encoding DUF1073 domain-containing protein; its protein translation is MKNKTKKNADNWINVATGVGVRGIDKTIGAYALWDRTPKMIAENLYASDDISGILVDAIPDDAVKEGISWKIADDDKQWANDTIKALNNEFDRLNVWEVFNWAWKLARIQGGSAVFISVDDSAALDTPLNLNMIRKINALHVFDRWDLDVMSLDMEANLASPNYGKPNYYTYNSSGSTTPDATMYRIHYTRIIRFDGIKLPNNLFIANGYWDDSIFGRLMKPISSYGQSNDSIVTILSEFNQAVFKLDGMTEAISQDESELVVNKLNFVNLMRSSLRAIVLDKEDEFDNKQAAVGGVKDIYGIVKDRLIAASGIPHSRLMGESPGSSLGETGNSQLVDYYDKVAREQSMMLRGPIDRLTTLLFRQSKNQILEPDNWTYKFNPLYSESQETIINTRLAQANIDNIYMTQGVYDSVEVAKSRFGSGEYSFETDLDDDELGLDGETDENDEA
- the terL gene encoding phage terminase large subunit, which encodes SPGLFICDDPIKDLSEAFSTTYRKRKMDWWRAVVSTRIHNTSHTILMHTRWHTHDVAGQLLKDGAIEDGWEVLSFPELGPDKDYENEYDPRTEKNEPLWPEEKGDYEQLMKKKREVGSYTWAALFQQKPKIDGGNIIREEWVKLYHSLPFDPQKLKSTEIIQSWDLQFKKTGTSYTVGITIAKKNADFYLIDFYRKKADVIDSGKEITEMSKRWPNCLTILIEDKANGPAILSLLGKKVTGLIPVRSTASKDERLHSVSPIFESGNFHIPANHPETKAILDELTSFPVCANDDIVDAISQGLIHFSSLKGLRYLRAYK